A region of the Cytobacillus sp. IB215665 genome:
TACGAGTTAGGTTTTGTTAATGGCTATGAAGATGGAAGCTTTCGGGCAGATAATGAAATCACTCGCCGACATAGTGTTATGATATTGGCGCGTCTCTTCAACTGGCCTCTTCCTACTTCTATAACTAAGTCATTTAGTGATGTGCCGATGGAGCTTTCTGGCTCATTAGCCATTTATACTGCCGTTGCAAGTGGTATAGTGAATGGATACGAAAATGGTAATTTTTATCCTGAAGAGAATTTGACGAGAGGTCAAATGGCGGTGATGCTCTCAAGAGCACTTCAACACAATAACACTACTTATTCACATGAACGTAGTCTTTTTGAAGATGTTGATGAAAATCATTACGCCTACAATGCAGTGCAGCAATTGGCTAATATAGGTATTGTTACAAAACAAGCCTTTTATCACCCTGAAGCTAACATAACTAGAGCGCAATTTGCTGCTATGCTCATTAGGACCTATGACTTTTTATACAATTAAAAATGTACATTAAGTCGTAGGTGGATTTGTTATTTAATTGTAAATGACGAAACTGACAATTTGTAGTATGATTGTTCATAGTACTATTAAAACAATGTAACGATATCAATGCTAGATTAGCTATTTTTCCTATTGCTTTTATAAGTGATGTCACTTACCGATGAAGTGAATTCACGAGTTAATCCTCCGATACTTCGGATTCCTTGATTGAGTATTGTACATAACGTTGAGATGAAAAAATATCATTTGAAAAAAATCGTTAACAAAGAACGACAAAAACAGCGAGGGTTTATGTTATGGAGATGAATTTTAAATCGTATCGATTTTTATTGCTAGGTTTTTTAATATTGACGCTATCATTAACGTTAACACCAAAGCTAGCTCTTATTGCAATTACGCTTATTTTTGCGGTATATACAATTGTTAATCCGAAAAATGCGCTCTTTTTATTGTTGCTATACGTGCCTATAAGGCCACTGTATGCTGAAGCAAATTCAGGGCTGAAGTATATAGGTGACATTATCACCATTTTACTTTTCTTAATAACTATATATCAATTACGACATGATCTACGGTCTATCTTTCGCTTTAAACTGTTTGAATGGGCATTCTTTTTATTTTGTCTAGTAGGGGCAGTTTCAGCTTATATGACAGGTGTATCTCTTGTAGCGATCGTATTTCAGCTTCGTACTTTTTTAATTATGTACCTACTTTATTACATCGTATCTAGAATGAAGCTTGATAAGCAAGACTTCACGAAGTTTGCTTGGGTGACTGTTTTTGTCGCGATGCTTATTAGTGTTCATGGGATTATTGAGAAGCTATCATTGCGTACATGGTTATTGCCTCAGGCTTGGGTTGAAAGAATTATTTCAGAAACGAACTTTGCACGTATTTACGGAATGCCAGGAAATCCAAATACACTCGGTATGTATCTCGGCATTGCGATCGTTTTAAGCTTGTACCTCTTGCATCAGGCGGAGGGGAATGCGAAAAGGTTCCTATACGTTGCATTAACATTGTTTAATGGAACATTACTGTTAACATTATCTAGAGGAACGTTGATTTCAGTGTTTGTTGGCTGGGTTGTATTTTTAGCGTTAACAAGATATTGGAAGTCAGTGAAGCCATTCCTTATCACAATGCTACTCAGTATCGTACTTGTCTACCTTCCAACAAACGGGGGTGTTGCGCTAGTCCAGTATTTAAATGATCAGAATTATGGTGCAGGCGGCTTCCTTAATCGCTTTGAGCACACCTTCAATGAAGAGACACAAAAACTAACAGCTGAAACAGGGCGTATATATTTTGTCGAAAAAGGCTTTGAAGTGTTTAAAGATTATCCTATTTTAGGTTCTGGTTTTGCGACATTTGGTGATTCGGCAACCTTATCTTATTCATCGCCTATTTATGAAAAGTATAATATTTATTCCGATGGTTATGGTGAGGGTAGTGAAAATAAATATTATTTCCAAAACTTTTATACCGATAATCAATATATTCAGGTCATAGCTGAAACAGGCGTTGCTGGTGTAATTCTATTTGCTGTTTTCCTCTTAGGGATGCTAGCACTCTTCTGGAAGCGACGAAAAGAAGATATGTTTTCAAATGTAATGATTGCACTATGGTGGGCGACATGTGCTAGTGGGCTCTTGTATAATATATGGGAAACGAAGATTTATACTTTCTACTTCTTTATGATATTAGGGGCATATGCATCAAAGCATAAATTTGTGTTAAAGGATTAAGCTATATAAAGAACCTATCTCATCGTGAGATAGGTTCTTTAAGTTTTGTGGTGTTCATTCCTCGATAAAATCTTTC
Encoded here:
- a CDS encoding O-antigen ligase family protein, with protein sequence MEMNFKSYRFLLLGFLILTLSLTLTPKLALIAITLIFAVYTIVNPKNALFLLLLYVPIRPLYAEANSGLKYIGDIITILLFLITIYQLRHDLRSIFRFKLFEWAFFLFCLVGAVSAYMTGVSLVAIVFQLRTFLIMYLLYYIVSRMKLDKQDFTKFAWVTVFVAMLISVHGIIEKLSLRTWLLPQAWVERIISETNFARIYGMPGNPNTLGMYLGIAIVLSLYLLHQAEGNAKRFLYVALTLFNGTLLLTLSRGTLISVFVGWVVFLALTRYWKSVKPFLITMLLSIVLVYLPTNGGVALVQYLNDQNYGAGGFLNRFEHTFNEETQKLTAETGRIYFVEKGFEVFKDYPILGSGFATFGDSATLSYSSPIYEKYNIYSDGYGEGSENKYYFQNFYTDNQYIQVIAETGVAGVILFAVFLLGMLALFWKRRKEDMFSNVMIALWWATCASGLLYNIWETKIYTFYFFMILGAYASKHKFVLKD